TTGGGCCTAAGTTATTTAAAACAAGGGTATTTACGTCCTTGTATCTCCACAAAATAAATAAGCACAAAATTGGAGAGGAAACTGAAAGAAAACCAGAGCTTGGCTCTCTCAGATTTCAGAGAATGAAACTTTGGCCCAAAAAAAAGCAGAAGCAAACAAGTCGGTGCAAAGCCTCTCTATTTATCATTGTAagcttttccttttaattacacatatatataattttgtatcTGAGATATACACATTGCGTAGGTAgtgtcttgaaagaaaatcaaaatcacatGAAAGCAAAGTTAAGGACTTTGTTTTCCTGTAATTATGTTTTAGCTAGAGATTTAGTTGGTGTTTGTTTAGTTTTAAGCTTGCGAGCTAGACTCGGGGTTTGATTGTCGAGATAGGGTTTTGAAGTTTTGTTCAAAGCAAgctatttttcttgtttaagcTTGTTTTTACACTTTAAAGGCGTGAaattttgggttgtttttgaAAACccagaatttgatttttgttttattagggTTTATGAGGGCTTTTCTGGGGTTTTGTTGTTCTTGGATGTAGAATTGATTGGTTTTGAGAGATTTTTGTCGCATGAGATTAGGGTTCCaatgaataataatagtaacaatCCTGTAAGAAGTATTGGGTTGCCCCCCTCGTTAGCGAATCCTGGTGCAATGGCACAATCTACGCACGTGAACCACCAACCACCGCAGTTGCTCTCACAGTCACAACCTCAAACACAAGGCGGGCCTGCATTTCCTGGCCACTTTCAGCTGTCTGAACCACAAGCTCGGGTGCCAGGACACACTCAGTTTGCACAGGCAGCTCATACTCAGTTTCAATCTCATATACAATCAACCAACCATGCTGTTGCTCAGTTGCAAAATGCTAATTCTGCTAATGTTGGTGTGCAATCACCTCCTGTGCCCACACCAAGCAGTTCTAGTGCTAAAAAGACTAGCTATAAACCACCTTCGAGGCCTTCATCTGGTTCATCGAATGCCAACGCTTCGCTGTTCAAGACCATGGAGTTGGCTCCAGCTGTTCGTAGGAAGAAAAGGAAGCTTCATGAGAAGGAGATACCTGATAAGGTGGTACCTGTTTTGCCAGAGTCTGCGCTTTATACCCAGCTGCTTGAATTTGAGGCTAGAGTGGATACTGCTATGgcaagaaagaaaatggatatTCAAGAGTCACTTAAAAACCCATCCCGTGCTCGGAAAATGCTTCGGGTATATGTATTTAACACTTTTGAAAATCAGGTGCAAGGGTCTAATGAGAGGAAGAGTTCTGAGCCTCCTTCTTggtcattaaaaattattgggaGGATATTGGAAGATGGGAAGGACCCTGTGCTGACTGGAATGACCCAGAAACCATATCCAAAATTCTCATCTTACTTCAAGAAAATTACAATATACTTGGACCAGAGCCTCTATCTAGATAACCATGTAATTCTATGGGAGAGCACACGGTCACCTATTCTTCACGAGGGCTTTGAGgtgaagagaaaaggaaataagGAATTTACTGCAAGAATTAGACTAGAAATGAATTATGTGCCTGAGAAATTCAAGCTTTCACCTGCTCTATCAGAAATCCTTGGAATCGAGGTAGAGACTCGCCCTAGAATTTTGGTTGCGATATGGCATTATGTGAAGTCTAGGAAGTTGCAGAACCCAAATGATCCCTCCTTTTTCACATGTGACCCCCCTCTACAGAAACTATTCGGGGAAGAGAAGATGAAATTTTCTCAGGTACTACAGAGGATAAGTCTGCATTTAACTCCTCCACAGCCTATTCTTTTGGAACATTCGATCAAGCTCTCAGGGAAGTGCCCAGCTGGAACTGCTTGCTATGATTTCATAGTTGATGTTCCTTTGCCATTGCAAAAGGACCTTGCTGCATTCTTGACCAGCACAGAGAGGAACAAAGAAATTGATGCTTGTGATGAATTAATATGCAACTCtataaagaaaatacatgaGCATCGTCAGAGGCAGGCTTTCTTTCTTGGTTTCAGCCAGTCTCCAGCAGAGCTTATTAATGCTTTAATTGCTTCTCAGAGCAATGATCTGAAGCTTGTTGCTGGAGATGCAAGCCGCAATGCAGAGAAAGAGCAGCGATCTGGTTTCTATAATCAGCCGTGGTAAGcatttttccagtttcttaccttcacttttaatctttttatgattcattattaatatttctaTTCAAAGTTTGCTTTTCTACTCTTTGAAACCTGCCAAGAGAGTTTGGTTTTGCCCAGGCAAAATGAAGACGGAAAGTGGAAATAAACTCATATCAAtggtgtttgtttattttttccggtttggtgTAGGGTTGAAGATGCTGTTATTCGTTACCTAAATCGCAAGTCTACTGTAAATGATGCTCCTGGAAGCTCTTGAATGAAAGATGGTCAGATTGTCAAAAAGGTGGCACGAAGTTCAGTTGCTGTAATACCATTTTGATCTCCATTCCACTTCTGTTTCTTTGCATCGATTTAGTTTGATTTCTGCAGTTACATAGAGTAGTTTTATGATGTGAATTCATAGTAGTGGTTATTATGCTTGATGAAGAAGGACACGATTTCTTGTTACGAAGTATTCATAAATGCTTTACAATCAGTTACTTAGCTGTTTATCGTTTAACCTTCCGGATACAATTTCACTATCCTGAAAGCACAGTTAGTTCGAACCACACTTGTGTTTCAATTATTGATGCTCTAGCTTTTGTCCGTTGTTGGTACACAAgtaattaattatcataaacTTTTATGGTATAACTAGTAAAATTCtattgattttcatttaaaaaaagaaaataaatttatgacgtataaaaataatattttgatgtagatttttctcttttatttctttctttctttaaggTGGTGTACAtagaataatttaattcaatatttaacacaaaatttaagacggtgtaattaatttaaaagccACGGTGAGGCTCCCCTAGGGTAATTCTAAGCCCAAACTACAAATGTGGTAGACTTGAGTTGGACATCTTTAAGGATTATTTGAGTTTGGGTTTCTTCAGCTTCATGTTCAtctaaacttgttttttaaaaaaaaaaaaaattgaaaaaaatggaagaaggAGAACGAAGGCTATTTGAGAAAGACGAGAAAGTACATAAAGCTAGCATATCTATCATATATACTaagagaaaattattaaaaacaaaaggacaaaAACAGATGCACCGCCATTATTTGTATCCTTTTTCAGGAAGTTGTGTATAGCAGTGGACCTAAACAAAGAGAAGTCGACGTTACAGTGGCTATCTTCTGAGCATTTCCGGCGAAGTTGTATTATAGTGTCAGCTCATAACAAGGACTCACCTCTTTTTACAGGAGAATTGCACTGGACGTGTTAAGAGTGAGACACAGAAATTTCAAAGCAGACCAAAATCCGGCCATCAGAGGAATATCGTGAGCTCTGTCAGGCATCGGTTCAAGTTCCAGTATTAGTGCTGCCAATCATGTGAAACGTACAAACTGCAAACAAATTTCCTTTAGCAAGACCACCCTGCAAAGTGCAAATCTTGAGGAGTTTCTCATTTATCATAACAAACCTAGTTAGTTACAAGCGGTGAGACGAGTCAACATACTAGAGTCTAATGGTTTTTTTACTAGCTTGCGGCTTTGATCTGATGAATCTAACATGGACCATTTGAACAGTCCCCGAAAACAAGAATGAGAGAGCTTCTAATCTTAGAAAACTGTAAGTTTGTATTAGCTCCTTGGAGACGAAGAATCAGCTGCAACTTGCAAGCTTGAATGTGAAATTAGGAGTGTCATATCCTAAACTACACTTATCACATGCTCAAGTTTTTAAACACAACTTTAGATGGATGAGCTGCCATTGAAAATTCGAAGGACTAGCATTTGAAGAAATTGCTCAAAGTTGAAACTAGACTAGACTACAGTATCGGAAAGAAAATTCTAATTCAAACTAGAGACATTTGAGACACCAAAAATTGTGCGGATAGTATTTATGTTTCTAATCATAAGACCGTATGTAACCTCATGAAAATTGAGGGTACCTTGGAACCTAAGACCAAACCCGCTTAAAATACAAAACCATACATGATGCAACTCTCAAGAACAGCAGCGAGCTCATTCTTTTGAGAAAGTTTTATTCCAAGTTAaacactttttatattttctaggttacatagaagaaaagaaaatcatctACTATCCTTATCCTGGATGTAGATGGTACACACGCAGAGAATATATTCAACCCTGCACCTGAACAGTCAACCATTTACATTTTACACACCTCTCAACCTTGCAACCAGCTCGTCCTGCACATGCAAAACCACTAATCAGTAGAGGCACATGCAAAATGAGAACGatgattttcatttcttgtCAATATGAGAACGCCCCAACAACACCCCAACtgatacaatatatatataagtttgttGGCTAGTCAAACGGAGACCCTTCTCCTCCCTTCAACCCTCCCACCCCACAAAGGCAAAGGGTTCACCTTTCAGCAATTCATACCTATTGCCTCCACCTTATGAAGTGGGAGGAGATGCACCACTCGAACTAATGGTGCAATACAAATCAGCACCTTTGCATCCAAACTACCAATGAAACATACACTATATGTAGCAAGTAACCATCACTCGCTTTCAGCATATTAATCAGCAATAACACCCATATGACTACATAACAAAGAAGTCTAGATTAGATTTGGATAAGCTGTATACTTGCCTTCTTTCCTTTGGGTGAAAGGCCTCGCTCTTTCAGGAGAGCCCGGAGCCTCTCTACTGTCAAACTGTAATAGTCCTTATCTGATGTGCGGCTATCAGATCCCTCTGTGTGCTCAAAACCTGTTTTAAGGTTCGGTCAAAATAGAAGTGATGAGGCCATTAGTTTATATATAAGTTGAAGATGAACAGAACATgtccaataaatataaaagatcacCTTGTCGAGAACCAATCTGATTATTGCCTCTCTTTGCTGGTGCCCTGGAATCCAAAGCTCTTTCTGGAGCCCTGAAAAATTGTTGGCAGCAACCGGCAAGAGTCAAGACTGAACATGATCAAATATGCAAAGAGATTCGCCAACAACAAAATTTTGACGGCTAGATGAAAAGGAGCttaagaacaagaaaagaaaaggcataaaaataaatgctcatGTGGATCACTATAGACAACAGGGACAGGAATGAAAGCCTTTCAGCATTGAAACACAAATATATGGTTGCAACATCGTATAATGCTTATTGGAGACAAACAGGCAGGTCTTTTCAAAGCATGTGAAGCATCCTGTTCCAGTAAGATAGAAGCAATACCTCTTTCTAGAACCCTCAGTTGCAGTTAACCCCTTCACGTCCTTTGAACTTGAATCACCCTTATGTTTATTAAGCTGAAGTGATCTTATCAGAATGTTTGTCTGGTTAGTCTTTATTTGTTGGCCCTCTGAATAAACAGGGAGAGGAAGTCAGTTCTTCCAATATCCAAATATGCACTCACACTCTTTAAGAAATCCCAGGAGTTTTGATTGCataacataaaacaaaacattacaGTATAACATAATCTCAACATGTATTTATTATActtctttttcatttatcatGTGATATGGATGAGAGAGAAAACCCAAAACCAACACATGATAATACACATGGACATGATTCCCACACTGTTTATAACAACTACGAAAAACTAATATTATAGACATACGACTATAACAGTATAAATATAGGGAATGTCTATGTTCATGCTTTTACGGTTAACATAAAGGCAAATCATAATCAACTCATGGTACATTTAAAACATCCAGCATTTgaagtttaatttaataaatataactaGTAAAATCTAATAAACTTTGGGGCGCTATGTAACTAGTCTTGTAAAGactattgaagttcagtctaggGACTTCAGAATGAGTCCAAATCCCACCTGGAAAGGGGAGTGTTTGGGAACAAAGAGCAATAATCCTCAGTGCGTAGCCTGAGATAGGacccaaaaaaagaaacttcAAATGGACTCATGACGCTGTTATCTCAAAACTAGAATCAGAAGAATGAAAAcccagaaagaaaaaacttgactTTTTCCTAGAGCAGCATTGGATACAGCGTAAATTCAGGGCCACAAATTGCCTTAAACACCAAAGTTTAGAAAACCAAGAAACTTAAAACATAAGTAGACCTGGAGGTGATGTGTCATGCTCGCAAATATAAACCCGCATCCCACCCTGCATAAAATTACCAGCATTCAAACAAGCTCTCAGCAAACTAGAAAAGAACACATGCATTCACATAAGAATAAAACCAAGACGTCGTAAACAAAGATTAAAACGCTAGACACTAATAGCAAATAAGCCAACCCTAATAACCTTTAATTACATGAATGACTTTCTCTACACCAACATCTTACTCAGCAAAAATGCAACCACTAAACCCTACAACAGCAATCGAAAAATTCAAGATTCCTTCTCCTCATTACCACTAATCACAATCTCTAAATCATCATTAACGTTAATTACCCaatgtaaaaatatcaaattacaaCAAACATTTCCACCATTCTAATAGATGCAGGCCTACAGTCAATAACCCTAAAACCCTCATCAcaattagtgtgtgtgtgtgtgtgaaaaaaaactatttcaactaaaatattaaaattaattaaacaccaaacagtaaaattaaaagtaaagagaaacattattttataagaGAAGAGAATGACTGGGTTGGAGGAGGAGACGGTGGAGGACAAGAAGCCGAGGGAGGGAAGATTGGAGAGGAACTTGGAAGCACCAGGGGGCTTTGGATTTGAATCGGATGGGCAAGAAGAAGAGCTCTCCATGGAACTTAAAAGCAAAAGGAAACCCGAGAGAGAAGGGGTAGACCCGCAAGTATGACAGTCAAGATTTTAGAACAAGGTTTAGGGCTTGTGCTAACGGCACTGTTTGTTTGTGTCTCTGTGTGTAATGGGTTACTGTTTGCTATATATACGGGAAGTGTGGGTTTTGCCTCTATTCATTTTCTGATTGCTGATAAATCCACAGCAAGGAGACAACAACATTATACAACAAAACTGTTCTCCTCTTTTTCTATTATGAGTTCAAGTTTTCGAAAGTTTTgaatgttattaaaaatttatataattattaattgtaaaatttataaaatataaattagcctgtatatttacattaattaaaaaaaaatgatctctcttctcttttttttgtactAATTTTATCTCTTCTACTTTTATTTATCGATGGGTTTGGTATTATGTTACATACACATGAGTGTGTTTAAAAagtgtattttaataaaaaatattaaattgatattttttttatgttttttaatagtttttatgtattgatattaaaaataaaaataaaattattttaatatatttttaaataaatattattttagaaaaatattatgctaCCAACATGCACTTAATGTCTTcctttacttttaaaattgtttatttgtcttaatgttgccttttattttcaaaatcgtTTCAATTGGGTCTTTATCTTGACTGGAATCTAGGGTTATTTGTAAATCAGCACCACGTGTATCTATacaatatttattgaaaaatataaagtgtAATGATGTTAAAGAGAAAATGTTACTGTGCTCGAgaaatttttgataatttttttttttcaaattaaaatctcaagatagctaacaataaaaaaaacaatatgaatctCAAAATCCTAAACTTCGTGTCATAGA
The sequence above is drawn from the Populus alba chromosome 15, ASM523922v2, whole genome shotgun sequence genome and encodes:
- the LOC118057566 gene encoding SWI/SNF complex component SNF12 homolog, with protein sequence MNNNSNNPVRSIGLPPSLANPGAMAQSTHVNHQPPQLLSQSQPQTQGGPAFPGHFQLSEPQARVPGHTQFAQAAHTQFQSHIQSTNHAVAQLQNANSANVGVQSPPVPTPSSSSAKKTSYKPPSRPSSGSSNANASLFKTMELAPAVRRKKRKLHEKEIPDKVVPVLPESALYTQLLEFEARVDTAMARKKMDIQESLKNPSRARKMLRVYVFNTFENQVQGSNERKSSEPPSWSLKIIGRILEDGKDPVLTGMTQKPYPKFSSYFKKITIYLDQSLYLDNHVILWESTRSPILHEGFEVKRKGNKEFTARIRLEMNYVPEKFKLSPALSEILGIEVETRPRILVAIWHYVKSRKLQNPNDPSFFTCDPPLQKLFGEEKMKFSQVLQRISLHLTPPQPILLEHSIKLSGKCPAGTACYDFIVDVPLPLQKDLAAFLTSTERNKEIDACDELICNSIKKIHEHRQRQAFFLGFSQSPAELINALIASQSNDLKLVAGDASRNAEKEQRSGFYNQPWVEDAVIRYLNRKSTVNDAPGSS
- the LOC118057565 gene encoding protein LOWER TEMPERATURE 1 isoform X1 yields the protein MESSSSCPSDSNPKPPGASKFLSNLPSLGFLSSTVSSSNPGGMRVYICEHDTSPPGYALRIIALCSQTLPFPEGQQIKTNQTNILIRSLQLNKHKGDSSSKDVKGLTATEGSRKRAPERALDSRAPAKRGNNQIGSRQGFEHTEGSDSRTSDKDYYSLTVERLRALLKERGLSPKGKKDELVARLRVCTFHMIGSTNTGT
- the LOC118057565 gene encoding protein LOWER TEMPERATURE 1 isoform X2, yielding MESSSSCPSDSNPKPPGASKFLSNLPSLGFLSSTVSSSNPGGMRVYICEHDTSPPGYALRIIALCSQTLPFPEGQQIKTNQTNILIRSLQLNKHKGDSSSKDVKGLTATEGSRKRAPERALDSRAPAKRGNNQIGSRQGFEHTEGSDSRTSDKDYYSLTVERLRALLKERGLSPKGKKDELVARLRELTIFL
- the LOC118057565 gene encoding protein LOWER TEMPERATURE 1 isoform X3; amino-acid sequence: MESSSSCPSDSNPKPPGASKFLSNLPSLGFLSSTVSSSNPGGMRVYICEHDTSPPGYALRIIALCSQTLPFPEGQQIKTNQTNILIRSLQLNKHKGDSSSKDVKGLTATEGSRKRAPERALDSRAPAKRGNNQIGSRQGFEHTEGSDSRTSDKDYYSLTVERLRALLKERGLSPKGKKDELVARLRGWSC
- the LOC118057565 gene encoding protein LOWER TEMPERATURE 1 isoform X4, translating into MESSSSCPSDSNPKPPGASKFLSNLPSLGFLSSTVSSSNPGGMRVYICEHDTSPPEGQQIKTNQTNILIRSLQLNKHKGDSSSKDVKGLTATEGSRKRAPERALDSRAPAKRGNNQIGSRQGFEHTEGSDSRTSDKDYYSLTVERLRALLKERGLSPKGKKDELVARLRVCTFHMIGSTNTGT